In the Streptomyces formicae genome, one interval contains:
- a CDS encoding ABC transporter permease, which produces MRGRRMPAAVREVRHHGLVLGAAGLAVLLAATVLAALATLSERAVEGGIQRRLAADRDAVVEVAVPREAGLRGGVDRSVRAVLDRTYGRVPHHTWAALRAPAARNSELFVTGQDGRPREDMTVSVVSVEGVGRHAVLSAGRWPRAGAGARRGEVVLPEALAAELGVRLGGRFSVRGAGDRLVRFDVVGLYATRGRAPAVWASLSSTSGLPDTVVLVSRDAFGREAGLGADSVALWLGVPDTRGVRLGDIGALRERVARFGRGAAGVSVGAEGVRGAGSRGHVRTRDPGAGAGGPVTSVRWPSFGGGDCCRERSAAGGSSEVTVSGGLRRALGRLGAPIAVARAGLYVPGALLGALACAALVLTARQLAEHRRAELALLAARGAGTRRLGLATAAQWACVAVPAGCAAPFLAGPLLSGLQGAGLLRGDVPASAVTGVGWTAALIAVVVHGVAVLLPTVLAVRERRAVAKLRLRVGRFAGAQRFGADLALGAVAVLGWLQLRQYRSPVTGGDGVDPVLVLAPVVMTVAAALLALRLLPLAARLVDPLARRGKGFVLPLGGWQLGRRAARHAGPALVVTLALAVAALSSTALAILDRGDRDQAAFQVGADVRIEPGDGTPPGERRAAYEGLPGAEAVTPVVTSDAYIGQEAVSVTAVNTARGPVPSLRRDLADRPVRDLVAPLGVGVPEHGIAVTGFRGGAGRELPLRVRLSASGGGKPLPVRLTVFFEDGDGLTRSSSVPIAEGGARTVPLTVPVRGDVRIVQVELSMVGERERRTYRLTVDQVPRLARQARWRDLRQDAPDRYVAGCPGAERERRGSGEAPGPVLCRDAPGPGKLLDAVLRGPDGELRYPTWAVRLGTDGTGARPVKAAPAPALADDALLDSGAVRVGDTVTVRRGTGGSARIRIVGRIAAVPGEPRDRPRLLADSRAMAAQWALSGSLTAAESAWWVGVKGTGTGPAVAAVRERPELGRALDVAHARAELAADPLRRGARGALTLCLLLAPAFAVIAFTLHTVLSARSRGREFALLRALGVRKGQLAAYLWTEQLGLAGAAAVLGTLLGAGLAALIMPVVTVDASGAPVFPGLVTSVPWVRVTLTAGATALVICAVVSVAARLLGRVDLARVLRAGEDV; this is translated from the coding sequence GTGAGGGGACGACGGATGCCCGCCGCGGTGCGGGAGGTGCGGCACCACGGCCTCGTCCTCGGGGCGGCGGGGCTCGCCGTGCTGCTCGCCGCGACCGTGCTCGCGGCCCTCGCGACGCTCTCCGAGCGGGCCGTCGAAGGCGGGATCCAGCGGCGCCTCGCCGCGGACAGGGACGCGGTCGTCGAGGTCGCGGTGCCCCGTGAGGCGGGCCTCCGTGGCGGCGTGGACCGGTCCGTACGCGCCGTTCTCGATCGCACGTACGGCCGCGTGCCCCATCACACCTGGGCGGCGCTGCGGGCGCCCGCGGCGCGCAACAGCGAGCTCTTCGTCACCGGGCAGGACGGGCGTCCGCGCGAGGACATGACCGTTTCCGTGGTCTCCGTAGAGGGCGTCGGGCGGCATGCCGTGCTGTCGGCGGGCCGGTGGCCTCGGGCGGGCGCGGGGGCCCGACGGGGTGAGGTCGTGCTGCCCGAGGCGCTCGCCGCGGAGCTCGGTGTGCGGCTCGGGGGCCGGTTCTCCGTACGGGGGGCCGGTGATCGGCTCGTGCGGTTCGACGTGGTCGGGCTGTACGCGACGCGGGGGCGCGCGCCCGCCGTGTGGGCGTCGCTGAGCAGTACGTCGGGGCTGCCTGACACGGTCGTGCTCGTGTCGCGGGACGCCTTCGGGCGGGAGGCGGGGCTCGGGGCGGACTCGGTGGCGCTGTGGCTCGGGGTGCCGGACACGCGGGGGGTGCGGCTCGGGGACATCGGGGCGTTGCGGGAGCGCGTGGCGCGGTTCGGGCGGGGTGCGGCGGGGGTTTCCGTGGGCGCCGAGGGCGTTCGCGGGGCGGGGTCGCGAGGGCATGTGCGTACACGCGATCCCGGGGCGGGGGCCGGTGGGCCCGTCACCTCGGTCCGGTGGCCGTCCTTCGGTGGGGGTGACTGCTGTCGGGAGCGATCCGCGGCCGGTGGCTCGTCTGAAGTGACCGTGTCCGGGGGGCTGCGGCGGGCGCTCGGGCGGCTCGGGGCGCCCATCGCCGTGGCGCGGGCGGGGTTGTACGTGCCCGGCGCGCTGCTCGGTGCGCTTGCCTGTGCCGCGCTGGTGCTGACCGCGCGGCAGCTCGCCGAGCACCGGAGGGCCGAGCTCGCCCTGCTGGCCGCGCGAGGGGCCGGCACGCGCAGGCTCGGGCTCGCGACCGCCGCGCAGTGGGCCTGTGTCGCGGTGCCCGCCGGGTGTGCCGCGCCGTTTCTCGCCGGGCCGCTGCTCAGCGGGCTACAGGGGGCGGGGCTGCTGCGGGGGGACGTGCCCGCGTCAGCGGTGACCGGTGTGGGGTGGACGGCCGCGCTGATCGCCGTCGTGGTGCACGGCGTGGCCGTGCTGCTGCCCACGGTGCTGGCCGTGCGGGAGCGGCGGGCGGTGGCGAAACTGCGGCTGCGGGTCGGGCGGTTCGCGGGGGCGCAGCGGTTCGGCGCGGATCTGGCGCTCGGCGCGGTCGCCGTCCTCGGCTGGCTGCAACTGCGGCAGTACCGGTCGCCGGTGACCGGCGGCGACGGCGTCGATCCCGTCCTCGTCCTGGCACCCGTGGTGATGACGGTGGCCGCCGCGCTGCTCGCGCTGCGCCTGCTGCCGCTCGCCGCCCGGCTGGTGGACCCGCTCGCGCGGCGCGGCAAGGGGTTCGTCCTGCCGCTCGGCGGCTGGCAGTTGGGCCGGAGGGCGGCGCGGCACGCCGGGCCCGCCCTGGTCGTGACGCTGGCCCTCGCCGTCGCCGCGCTCAGCAGCACGGCCTTGGCCATTCTGGACCGGGGCGACCGGGACCAGGCGGCCTTCCAGGTGGGCGCGGACGTGCGGATCGAGCCGGGGGACGGGACGCCGCCGGGGGAGCGGCGTGCCGCCTACGAAGGGCTGCCGGGGGCCGAGGCCGTGACGCCCGTGGTCACATCGGACGCGTACATCGGCCAGGAGGCCGTGAGCGTCACGGCCGTCAACACCGCGCGCGGGCCGGTTCCTTCACTGCGGCGCGACCTCGCGGACCGGCCGGTCCGCGACCTCGTGGCACCGCTCGGCGTGGGGGTGCCCGAGCACGGGATCGCGGTGACGGGTTTCCGTGGAGGGGCCGGGCGCGAACTGCCGCTGCGGGTGCGGTTGTCCGCCAGTGGGGGCGGGAAGCCCCTGCCGGTGCGGCTCACCGTCTTCTTCGAGGACGGGGACGGGCTGACCCGTTCGTCCTCCGTGCCGATCGCGGAGGGCGGCGCGCGGACCGTGCCGCTGACGGTGCCGGTGCGCGGTGACGTACGCATCGTGCAGGTGGAACTGAGCATGGTGGGCGAGCGGGAGCGGCGGACCTACCGGCTCACCGTCGACCAGGTGCCGAGGCTCGCGCGGCAGGCCCGGTGGCGCGATCTGCGGCAGGACGCGCCCGACCGGTACGTCGCAGGATGCCCGGGGGCCGAGCGGGAGCGGCGGGGCTCGGGGGAGGCGCCGGGGCCCGTGCTGTGCCGGGACGCGCCGGGGCCCGGAAAGCTGCTCGACGCCGTGCTGCGCGGCCCCGACGGGGAACTGCGGTACCCGACCTGGGCGGTGCGGCTCGGCACGGACGGGACGGGGGCGCGTCCCGTCAAGGCCGCCCCCGCGCCCGCGCTCGCCGACGACGCGCTGCTCGACTCCGGTGCGGTGCGCGTCGGGGACACGGTCACCGTGCGGCGCGGCACGGGCGGCAGCGCCCGTATCAGGATCGTCGGGCGGATCGCGGCCGTGCCGGGGGAGCCGAGGGACCGGCCGCGGTTGCTCGCCGACTCCCGTGCCATGGCGGCCCAGTGGGCGCTGAGCGGGTCGCTGACGGCGGCGGAGAGCGCTTGGTGGGTGGGGGTGAAGGGGACGGGGACCGGTCCCGCGGTGGCGGCGGTGCGCGAGCGGCCCGAGCTCGGCAGGGCCCTCGATGTCGCCCACGCGCGGGCGGAGTTGGCGGCCGATCCGCTGCGGCGCGGGGCGCGCGGGGCGCTCACGCTCTGCCTGCTGCTCGCGCCCGCCTTCGCGGTGATCGCGTTCACCCTGCACACGGTGCTCTCGGCCCGGTCCAGGGGACGCGAGTTCGCGCTGCTGCGGGCCCTCGGCGTACGGAAGGGGCAGCTCGCCGCGTATCTGTGGACGGAACAGCTGGGGCTCGCCGGTGCGGCAGCGGTGCTCGGCACGCTGCTCGGGGCCGGGCTCGCCGCGCTGATCATGCCGGTGGTCACGGTGGACGCCTCGGGCGCGCCTGTCTTCCCCGGGCTCGTCACCTCGGTGCCGTGGGTGCGGGTGACGCTGACGGCGGGCGCCACCGCGCTGGTGATCTGCGCGGTGGTGAGCGTGGCGGCGCGGCTCCTGGGGCGGGTGGACCTGGCGCGGGTCCTGCGGGCCGGGGAGGACGTGTGA
- a CDS encoding ABC transporter ATP-binding protein, with the protein MTEMSEGDEVGEVGEVSELAGLEARARASVRPVADEGLVVCDNLVRVYRTDEVEVQALQGLDLVIGDGECVALVGASGSGKSTLLSILSGLDLPTAGRAKVAGHDLLAMGRRERLGYRRRTVGFVWQQTGRNLLPYLTALENVALPMKYARVPHRSRRERAAELLDVLGVAYCRDRRPAELSGGEQQRVAVAVATANSPRVLLADEPTGELDTASGADVFAALRRANEELGATVLVVTHDPLVSDQVRRTVRIRDGRTSTETLREQGGEGAEFTVLDRVGRLQLPTEYVERYGLRGRVRLTAEPGHVGVWPDAPESPGSPERER; encoded by the coding sequence ATGACTGAGATGAGCGAGGGGGACGAGGTGGGCGAGGTGGGCGAGGTGAGTGAACTGGCCGGTCTGGAGGCGCGGGCCCGTGCCTCGGTCCGGCCCGTGGCCGACGAGGGCCTCGTCGTCTGCGACAACCTCGTCCGCGTCTACCGCACCGACGAGGTCGAGGTGCAGGCGCTCCAGGGCCTCGACCTGGTCATCGGGGACGGCGAGTGCGTGGCCCTGGTGGGGGCGTCGGGGTCCGGCAAGTCCACGCTCCTGTCGATCCTCTCCGGCCTCGACCTGCCCACGGCGGGCCGCGCGAAGGTGGCGGGCCACGACCTGCTCGCCATGGGCCGCAGGGAGCGCCTCGGTTACCGCAGGCGCACCGTCGGCTTCGTCTGGCAGCAGACCGGGCGCAACCTGCTGCCCTATCTGACCGCCCTGGAGAACGTGGCGCTGCCGATGAAGTACGCGCGCGTGCCCCACCGTTCGCGCCGGGAGCGGGCCGCCGAACTCCTCGACGTACTCGGTGTCGCGTACTGCCGCGACCGGCGCCCCGCCGAGCTCTCCGGCGGCGAACAGCAGCGCGTCGCCGTCGCCGTGGCCACCGCCAACTCGCCGCGCGTGCTGCTCGCCGACGAGCCCACCGGCGAACTGGACACGGCGAGCGGCGCCGACGTCTTCGCTGCCCTGCGCCGCGCCAACGAGGAACTCGGCGCGACCGTCCTCGTCGTCACCCACGACCCGCTCGTCTCGGACCAGGTGCGCCGCACCGTACGCATCCGGGACGGCCGTACGTCCACGGAGACGCTCCGCGAACAGGGCGGCGAGGGCGCGGAGTTCACGGTTCTGGACAGGGTCGGGCGGCTTCAGCTGCCGACGGAGTACGTGGAGCGGTACGGGCTGCGGGGGCGCGTGCGGCTCACGGCGGAACCCGGGCACGTGGGGGTGTGGCCCGACGCGCCCGAGTCTCCGGGCTCCCCTGAGCGGGAGCGCTGA
- a CDS encoding ABC transporter ATP-binding protein, with translation MVVVEDLHRTYGSGASAVHALRGVSFSVPRGELVALKGRSGSGKTTLLNLVGGLDAPDAGRITVDGLELGDLGESGLLELRRDRVGFIFQSFGLIPILSAAENVGVPLRLCRTDPREREERVALLLALVGLADHAEQRPGELSGGQQQRVAIARALANKPALLIADEPTGQLDAETGLAVMELLRAVVRSEGVTALVATHDATLLGLADRVLELGDGEIVEHGAAPALHA, from the coding sequence ATGGTCGTCGTGGAGGATCTCCACCGGACGTACGGCAGCGGGGCCTCGGCCGTGCACGCGCTGCGCGGGGTCTCCTTCAGCGTGCCGCGCGGCGAACTCGTCGCCCTCAAGGGGCGCTCGGGATCCGGCAAGACCACACTGCTCAACCTCGTCGGCGGGCTCGACGCCCCCGACGCGGGCAGGATCACCGTCGACGGCCTCGAACTCGGTGACCTCGGCGAGAGCGGCCTCCTGGAGCTGCGCAGGGACCGGGTCGGTTTCATCTTCCAGTCCTTCGGGCTCATCCCGATCCTCAGTGCGGCCGAGAACGTCGGCGTACCCCTGCGTCTTTGCCGGACGGACCCGCGCGAGCGGGAGGAGCGGGTCGCCCTGCTGCTCGCCCTCGTCGGCCTCGCGGACCACGCCGAGCAGCGCCCGGGCGAGCTCTCCGGAGGGCAGCAGCAGCGGGTGGCCATCGCCCGCGCCCTCGCCAACAAGCCCGCCCTGCTGATCGCGGACGAGCCCACCGGGCAGCTCGACGCGGAGACGGGGCTCGCGGTGATGGAGCTGCTCCGCGCGGTCGTGCGCAGCGAGGGCGTCACCGCCCTGGTCGCCACCCACGACGCGACGCTCCTCGGCCTCGCCGACCGGGTCCTCGAACTGGGCGACGGCGAGATCGTCGAGCACGGAGCGGCCCCCGCCCTGCACGCGTAA
- a CDS encoding sensor histidine kinase has product MARGKLRIYLGAAPGVGKTYAMLSEAHRRVERGTDCVVAFVEHHGRPRTEVMLHGLEQVTRKDLEYRGTAFTEMDVDAVLERAPAVALVDELAHTNVPGSRNAKRWQDVEELLQAGIDVVSTVNIQHLESLGDVVESITGVRQRETVPDEVVRRADQIELVDMSPQALRRRMAHGNIYKPDRIDASLSNYFRPGNLTALRELALLWVADRVDEYLQQYRGEHNIRSTWQARERIVVGLTGGPEGRTLIRRASRMAAKGSGSEILAVYIARSDGLTAASPKELALQRTLVEDLGGTFHHVIGDDIPAALLDFARGVNATQIVLGSSRRKTWQYVFGPGVGATVARESGPDLDVHIVTHGEVAKGRGLPVARGARLGRSRIIWGWLVGVGGPALLTLLLTNVDADLGLANDMLLFLTLTVAAALLGGLLPALASAAFGSLLLNYFFTPPLHLWTVSDNKNIVAIAVFVGVAVSVASVVDLAARRTHQAARLRAESEILSFLAGSVLRGETSLEALLERVRETFAMESVALLERAGDTDPWTCAGSVGDGRPMVRPEDADVDMPVGDHMALALSGRVLPAEDRRVLAAFAAQAAVVLDRKRLQSEADQARTLAEGNRIRTALLAAVSHDLRTPLAGIKAAVSSLRSDDVEWSEEDEAELLEGIEDGADRLEHLVGNLLDMSRLQTGTVTPLIREIDLDEVVPMALGGVPDGSAELDIPETLPMVAVDKGLLERAVANIVENAVKYAPDGEPVKVSASALGERVEVRVVDRGPGVPDPAKDRIFAPFQRYGDAPRGAGVGLGLAVARGFVEAMGGTLTAEDTPGGGLTMVLTLRAAAGRPPVRPDLSAQVVS; this is encoded by the coding sequence ATGGCACGCGGCAAGCTTCGGATATACCTCGGTGCGGCACCGGGCGTCGGCAAGACGTACGCGATGCTCTCCGAGGCACACCGTCGTGTCGAGCGCGGCACCGACTGCGTGGTCGCGTTCGTGGAGCACCACGGCAGGCCGCGCACCGAGGTGATGCTGCACGGCCTGGAGCAGGTGACCCGCAAGGACCTGGAGTACCGGGGCACGGCGTTCACCGAGATGGACGTGGACGCGGTCCTGGAGCGCGCCCCCGCCGTCGCCCTGGTCGACGAGCTGGCCCACACCAACGTCCCCGGCTCGCGCAACGCCAAGCGCTGGCAGGACGTCGAGGAGCTCCTCCAGGCCGGGATCGACGTCGTCTCCACCGTGAACATCCAGCACCTGGAGTCGCTCGGTGACGTCGTGGAGTCCATCACCGGCGTACGACAGCGCGAGACGGTGCCCGACGAGGTGGTGCGCCGCGCCGACCAGATCGAGCTGGTCGACATGTCGCCCCAGGCGCTGCGCCGCCGCATGGCGCACGGCAACATCTACAAGCCGGACCGCATCGACGCCTCCCTGTCCAACTACTTCCGGCCCGGCAACCTCACCGCGCTGCGCGAACTCGCGCTGCTCTGGGTCGCCGACCGCGTCGACGAGTACCTCCAGCAATACCGGGGCGAGCACAACATCCGCTCCACCTGGCAGGCCCGCGAGCGGATCGTCGTCGGCCTGACCGGCGGGCCCGAGGGCCGCACGCTGATCAGACGCGCGTCCCGCATGGCGGCCAAGGGCTCCGGCAGTGAGATCCTCGCCGTCTACATCGCCCGCAGCGACGGCCTGACCGCCGCGTCGCCCAAGGAGCTCGCGCTCCAGCGCACCCTCGTCGAAGACCTCGGCGGCACCTTCCACCACGTCATCGGCGACGACATACCGGCCGCGCTCCTCGACTTCGCGCGCGGCGTCAACGCCACCCAGATCGTCCTCGGCTCCTCGCGCCGCAAGACCTGGCAGTACGTCTTCGGGCCCGGCGTCGGCGCGACCGTCGCCCGCGAGTCGGGGCCCGACCTGGACGTCCACATCGTCACGCACGGCGAGGTGGCCAAGGGCCGCGGGCTGCCCGTCGCGCGCGGCGCGCGGCTCGGCCGCTCCCGCATCATCTGGGGGTGGCTGGTGGGTGTCGGGGGCCCCGCGCTGCTGACCCTGCTGCTCACCAACGTCGACGCCGACCTCGGTCTCGCCAACGACATGCTGCTGTTCCTCACGCTGACCGTGGCGGCGGCACTGCTCGGCGGGCTCCTGCCCGCCCTGGCGTCGGCGGCGTTCGGCTCGCTGCTCCTCAACTACTTCTTCACGCCGCCGCTGCACCTGTGGACGGTCTCCGACAACAAGAACATCGTCGCGATCGCCGTCTTCGTGGGCGTCGCGGTGTCGGTGGCCTCGGTCGTCGACCTCGCCGCCCGGCGCACCCACCAGGCGGCCAGGCTGCGCGCCGAGTCGGAAATACTCTCGTTCCTCGCGGGCAGCGTGCTGCGCGGCGAGACCAGCCTGGAGGCCCTCCTGGAACGGGTCCGCGAGACCTTCGCCATGGAGTCCGTCGCCCTCCTGGAACGCGCGGGGGACACCGATCCCTGGACCTGCGCGGGCAGCGTCGGCGACGGCCGTCCGATGGTTCGCCCCGAGGACGCCGACGTGGACATGCCCGTCGGCGACCACATGGCGCTCGCGCTCTCCGGCCGGGTGCTGCCCGCCGAGGACCGCCGGGTGCTCGCCGCGTTCGCCGCGCAGGCCGCCGTCGTCCTGGACCGCAAGCGCCTGCAGTCCGAGGCCGACCAGGCCCGCACCCTCGCCGAGGGCAACCGCATCCGCACCGCGCTGCTCGCCGCCGTCAGCCACGACCTGCGCACCCCGCTCGCGGGCATCAAGGCGGCCGTGTCCTCGCTGCGCTCCGACGACGTCGAATGGTCCGAGGAGGACGAGGCCGAGCTCCTGGAGGGCATCGAGGACGGCGCCGACCGGCTGGAACACCTCGTCGGCAACCTCCTGGACATGTCCCGCCTCCAGACCGGCACCGTCACCCCGCTCATCCGCGAGATCGACCTCGACGAGGTCGTGCCCATGGCGCTCGGCGGCGTACCCGACGGCAGCGCGGAACTCGACATCCCCGAGACGCTGCCGATGGTCGCCGTGGACAAGGGGCTCCTGGAGCGCGCGGTCGCCAACATCGTCGAGAACGCCGTGAAGTACGCCCCCGACGGCGAGCCCGTGAAGGTCTCCGCGAGCGCCCTGGGCGAGCGCGTGGAGGTCCGCGTGGTGGACCGGGGGCCCGGTGTCCCCGATCCTGCCAAGGACCGCATCTTCGCGCCGTTCCAGCGCTACGGTGACGCTCCGCGCGGCGCGGGCGTGGGCCTGGGCCTCGCGGTCGCCCGGGGCTTCGTCGAGGCCATGGGCGGCACGCTCACCGCCGAGGACACCCCCGGCGGCGGCCTCACCATGGTCCTCACCCTGCGGGCGGCGGCCGGGCGGCCGCCGGTCCGCCCCGATCTCTCCGCCCAGGTCGTCTCGTGA
- a CDS encoding response regulator produces MTRVLVVDDEPQIVRALVINLKARKYEVDAAPDGATALQLAAARHPDVIVLDLGLPDMDGVEVIRGLRGWTRVPILVLSARHSSDEKVEALDAGADDYVTKPFGMDELLARLRAAVRRAEPTGSGDDDVMVDTEDFTVDLAAKKVNRGGRDVRLTPTEWHLLEVLVRNTGRLVSQKQLLQEVWGPSYGTETNYLRVYMAQLRRKLETDPAHPRHFITEPGMGYRFEK; encoded by the coding sequence ATGACCCGGGTGCTCGTGGTCGACGACGAGCCGCAGATCGTACGCGCCCTCGTGATCAACCTGAAGGCGCGCAAGTACGAGGTGGACGCGGCCCCCGACGGCGCGACGGCGCTGCAGCTCGCGGCGGCCCGCCACCCCGACGTGATCGTGCTCGACCTCGGTCTGCCCGACATGGACGGCGTGGAGGTCATCAGGGGCCTGCGCGGCTGGACGCGCGTGCCGATCCTCGTCCTCTCCGCCCGGCACAGCTCGGACGAGAAGGTCGAGGCCCTGGACGCGGGCGCGGACGACTACGTCACCAAACCCTTCGGCATGGACGAGCTCCTGGCCCGCCTGCGCGCCGCCGTCCGCAGGGCCGAGCCCACCGGGTCCGGCGACGACGACGTCATGGTGGACACCGAGGACTTCACCGTCGACCTGGCCGCCAAGAAGGTCAACAGGGGCGGCCGCGACGTACGCCTGACCCCTACGGAGTGGCACCTCCTGGAGGTCCTGGTCCGCAACACGGGCCGCCTGGTCAGCCAGAAGCAGCTGCTCCAGGAGGTCTGGGGCCCCTCGTACGGCACGGAGACGAACTATCTGCGCGTCTACATGGCACAGCTGCGCCGCAAGCTGGAGACGGACCCCGCGCACCCCCGGCACTTCATCACCGAACCGGGGATGGGCTACCGCTTCGAGAAGTGA
- a CDS encoding OB-fold nucleic acid binding domain-containing protein: MSAVPGSEKPAGRFRRMLDRLSSSQEDLESEELREDAETAGCVRIGDCHDRQIVTVTGTLRTVTLRPRAGVPALEAELFDGSAALDVVWLGRRSIVGIEPGRKLIASGRISMSRGRRVLFNPKYELRPLGRE, from the coding sequence ATGAGTGCTGTTCCTGGTTCCGAAAAGCCGGCAGGCCGTTTCCGGCGCATGCTCGACCGGCTGTCCTCCTCGCAGGAGGACCTGGAGTCGGAGGAGCTGCGTGAGGACGCCGAGACGGCGGGATGCGTCCGCATCGGCGACTGCCACGACCGCCAGATCGTCACGGTTACTGGTACCTTGCGCACGGTCACCCTGCGGCCACGCGCCGGAGTCCCGGCCCTGGAGGCCGAGCTCTTCGACGGTTCGGCGGCGCTGGACGTGGTGTGGCTCGGCAGGCGCTCCATCGTGGGGATAGAACCGGGGCGCAAGCTGATCGCGTCCGGCCGGATCTCGATGAGCAGGGGCCGCCGGGTGCTCTTCAACCCGAAGTACGAACTCAGACCCCTCGGACGGGAGTAG
- a CDS encoding DUF3159 domain-containing protein: protein MTSLDKPTDQGTTDQEADSRAVTEAALFEAFGGVRGMVETVVPGLLFVTIFTINKDLHMSAIAALAVSLVLVVVRLVMKDTVKHAFSGVFGVAFGVVFAMMTGNAKDFYLPGMLYTLGLALAYIITTLAGVPLIGLILGPVFKENLSWRTRNPGRKKAYAKASWAWGLILLAKCAILFPLYWWADTTQFGWVLVALKIPPFLLAVYLTWVFLAKAPPPIDVFAEMEAEEERKAARS, encoded by the coding sequence GTGACGTCCCTCGACAAGCCGACGGACCAGGGAACCACGGATCAGGAAGCCGATTCCAGGGCCGTGACCGAAGCCGCGCTCTTCGAGGCATTCGGCGGCGTGCGGGGCATGGTGGAGACGGTCGTCCCCGGCCTGCTCTTCGTGACCATCTTCACGATCAACAAGGACCTGCACATGTCGGCCATCGCGGCCCTCGCGGTGTCCCTGGTGCTCGTCGTGGTCCGCCTGGTCATGAAGGACACCGTCAAGCACGCCTTCAGCGGCGTCTTCGGAGTCGCCTTCGGTGTGGTCTTCGCGATGATGACCGGCAACGCCAAGGACTTCTACCTGCCCGGCATGCTCTACACGCTGGGCCTCGCCCTTGCCTACATCATCACGACCCTCGCGGGCGTCCCGTTGATCGGCCTGATCCTGGGCCCGGTCTTCAAGGAGAACCTCTCCTGGCGGACCCGCAATCCGGGCCGCAAGAAGGCGTACGCGAAGGCCAGTTGGGCCTGGGGCCTGATCCTGCTCGCCAAGTGCGCGATCCTCTTCCCGCTCTACTGGTGGGCGGACACGACGCAGTTCGGCTGGGTCCTGGTCGCCCTGAAGATCCCGCCGTTCCTGCTCGCCGTCTATCTGACCTGGGTCTTCCTGGCGAAGGCGCCGCCGCCGATTGACGTCTTCGCTGAGATGGAGGCGGAGGAGGAGCGCAAGGCCGCGCGGTCCTAG
- a CDS encoding potassium channel family protein, with product MRVAIAGAGAVGRSIAGELLENGHEVLLIDKAPTAISVERVPQAEWLLADACEITSLDEAALQRCNVVIAATGDDKVNLVVSLLAKTEYGVPRVVARVNNPKNEWLFNESWGVDVAVSTPRLMSALVEEAVSVGDLVRLLRFSHGDANLVELTLPPESALAGTRVGDVQWPEDTSLVTIIRGTRVLAPTPDDSLEAGDELLFVAAQAREEQLEDLLSVRREDAVG from the coding sequence ATGAGGGTCGCCATTGCCGGAGCCGGTGCGGTGGGCCGTTCCATCGCCGGTGAGCTCCTGGAGAACGGCCACGAGGTCCTTCTCATCGACAAGGCACCGACCGCCATCTCGGTCGAGCGCGTCCCGCAGGCCGAGTGGCTGCTCGCCGACGCCTGCGAGATCACCTCGCTCGACGAGGCGGCGCTGCAGCGCTGCAACGTCGTGATCGCCGCGACCGGCGACGACAAGGTCAACCTCGTCGTCTCGCTGCTCGCCAAGACCGAGTACGGCGTCCCGAGGGTCGTCGCCCGCGTGAACAACCCCAAGAACGAGTGGCTCTTCAACGAGTCCTGGGGCGTCGACGTCGCGGTCTCCACGCCTCGGCTGATGTCCGCGCTCGTCGAGGAGGCGGTGAGCGTCGGCGATCTCGTCCGCCTCCTCCGCTTCAGCCACGGCGACGCGAACCTCGTCGAGCTGACGCTGCCGCCCGAGTCGGCCCTCGCGGGCACGCGGGTCGGCGACGTCCAGTGGCCCGAGGACACGTCCCTGGTCACGATCATCCGCGGCACACGGGTGCTGGCGCCGACGCCCGACGATTCCCTGGAGGCGGGCGACGAGCTCCTCTTCGTCGCGGCACAGGCCCGCGAGGAGCAGCTCGAGGATCTTCTCTCCGTGCGCCGCGAGGACGCGGTGGGCTGA
- a CDS encoding potassium channel family protein encodes MHIVIMGCGRVGSALAQNLEQQGHTVAVVDQDPTAFRRLGSGFGGRRVTGVGFDQDTLREAGIEEAGAFAAVSSGDNSNIIAARVAREMFGIENVAARIYDPRRAEVYQRLGIPTVATVRWTADQMLRRLLPSGAEPLWRDPTGGVQLAEVHASTAWIGHKISQLQEETGVRVAFLTRLGEAVLPTSQTVLQEGDLVHVMMRTGDVDKVEAAFAEGPEEGGH; translated from the coding sequence GTGCACATCGTCATCATGGGCTGCGGCAGAGTCGGGTCCGCTCTCGCGCAGAACCTCGAACAACAGGGGCACACGGTCGCGGTCGTGGACCAGGACCCCACGGCCTTCCGCCGCCTCGGCTCCGGTTTCGGCGGCCGCCGGGTGACCGGCGTCGGCTTCGACCAGGACACCCTGCGCGAGGCGGGCATCGAGGAGGCGGGCGCGTTCGCCGCGGTCTCCAGCGGCGACAACTCGAACATCATCGCCGCGCGGGTCGCCCGCGAGATGTTCGGCATCGAGAACGTCGCGGCCCGCATCTACGACCCGCGCCGCGCGGAGGTCTACCAGCGCCTGGGCATCCCGACGGTCGCCACGGTCCGCTGGACCGCCGACCAGATGCTGCGCAGGCTGCTCCCGTCCGGCGCCGAGCCGCTGTGGCGCGACCCCACCGGCGGTGTGCAGCTCGCCGAGGTGCACGCGTCGACCGCGTGGATCGGACACAAGATCAGCCAGCTCCAGGAGGAGACCGGCGTACGCGTCGCCTTCCTCACCCGGCTGGGCGAGGCGGTCCTGCCGACCTCGCAGACGGTGCTTCAGGAAGGCGATCTGGTGCACGTGATGATGCGCACCGGCGACGTGGACAAGGTAGAGGCGGCGTTCGCCGAAGGCCCCGAGGAGGGCGGTCACTGA